From the genome of Populus alba chromosome 10, ASM523922v2, whole genome shotgun sequence, one region includes:
- the LOC118059658 gene encoding uncharacterized protein — MATPMKNICLVMFLATLSIALFNQVDGAGECGKTTTPDKEAFKLAPCASAAQDENASVSSQCCAQVKKIEQNPACLCAVMLSNTAKSSGIDPKIAMTIPKRCNIADRPVGYKCGAYTLP, encoded by the exons ATGGCAACTCCAATGAAGAACATTTGCTTAGTTATGTTTCTTGCAACTCTTAGCATTGCTTTGTTCAATCAAGTTGACGGGGCTGGTGAATGTGGGAAAACCACTACTCCTGACAAAGAGGCATTCAAGCTGGCTCCTTGTGCATCAGCAGCACAGGATGAGAATGCTTCAGTTTCTAGCCAATGTTGCGCCCAGGTTAAGAAAATTGAACAGAATCCAGCCTGCCTTTGCGCTGTTATGCTTTCGAACACAGCTAAGAGCTCTGGAATCGACCCAAAAATCGCAATGACAATTCCCAAACGTTGCAACATTGCTGATCGTCCTGTGGGTTACAAGTGTGGAG CTTACACTTTACCCTGA
- the LOC118059657 gene encoding uncharacterized protein isoform X1, translating into MENKRQVVASSFDHLFGPKDSSSSSSASSGIFESIFPHPSKVPAGRDSGIMENHGGRGKYANRGCSLTSALGLIWMLYNFWLFSENVAQKAKGEGSGKGKSLVFQNETPEPCYLSSSIYYGGQENYSPRTKNSEYQHVFKKDDEQEDPNGNDPNSASRGNWWQGSLYY; encoded by the exons atggaaaacaaaaggcaagtCGTTGCTTCTTCTTTTGATCATCTTTTTGGTCCTAAAGACTCTTCCTCTTCATCATCCGCCTCGAGTGGGATATTCGAGTCCATTTTTCCTCATCCATCGAAG GTGCCAGCTGGGAGAGACTCTGGAATTATGGAAAATCATGGTGGCAGGGGAAAATATGCGAATCGAG GTTGTTCTCTGACCAGTGCTCTAGGCTTGATATGGATGCTATATAATTTTTGGTTGTTTTCAGAAAATGTCGCTCAGAAAGCCAAGGGAGAGGGCAGTGGCAAAGGCAAGAGTTTAGTTTTTCAGAATGAAACACCAGAACCATGCTACCTCAGCTCGTCAATCTACTACGGTGGTCAAGAGAACTATTCTCCAAGAACCAAGAACTCAGAATATCAACATGTT ttcaagaaagatgatgaacagGAAGATCCCAATGGCAACGACCCGAACAGTGCTTCAAGGGGGAACTGGTGGCAGG GTTCACTCTATTATTAG
- the LOC118059659 gene encoding cucumisin, whose product MANNFTFSCFLLISLTCSLFIGCHCSSDEDKKVYIVYMGDRPKSDISVSALHISMLQNVVGSGASDSLLHSYHRSFNGFVAKLTKEEKEQMAGLDGVVSVFPSQKKKLHTTRSWDFMGFPQNVTRATSESDIIVAMLDTGIWPESESFNDEGYGPPPSKWKGTCQASSNFTCNNKIIGARYYHSEGKVYPRDFASPRDSEGHGTHTASTAAGRLVSEASLLGLATGTARGGVPSARIAVYKICWYDGCSDADILASFDDAIADGVDIISLSVVGWPMDYFEDSIAIGAFHSMKNGILTSNAAGNSGPGPETISNCSPWSLSVAASTIDRKFVTSVMLGNGAIYEGISINTFEPGNIVPPFIYGGDAPNKTAGYNGSESRYCFPDSLNSTVVEGKVVLCDGISGGEEARASHAVGSILNGDYYSDVAFSFPLPVSYLSSSDGADLLKYLHSTSEPTATIMKSVGIKDETAPFVVSFSSRGPNPITSDLLKPDLTAPGVDILAAWSEATTVTGSPGDTRVVKYNIDSGTSMSCPHASGAAAYVKAFNPTWSPAAIKSALMTTASSMSSSINNDAEFAYGSGHINPAKAIDPGLVYDAGEIDYVRFLCGQGYNATQLLLITGDKSTCSAETNGTVWDLNYPSFALSAKSGKTITRIFHRTVTNVGSASSTYKSITNAPSGLNIQIEPDVLSFQSLGQQLSFVVTVEATLGKTVLSGSLVWDDGVHQVRSPVVANPTH is encoded by the exons ATGGCGAACAATTTCACATTTTCATGTTTCCTCCTCATCAGCCTCACCTGCAGTCTGTTTATTGGCTGCCATTGCTCATCCGATGAAGACAAAAAG GTTTATATTGTGTATATGGGTGACCGCCCAAAGAGTGACATTTCCGTATCAGCTCTTCACATCAGCATGCTACAAAACGTCGTGGGCAG TGGTGCATCAGATTCTTTGCTCCATAGCTACCATAGGAGCTTCAATGGTTTTGTTGCTAAATTGACCAAAGAGGAGAAAGAGCAAATGGCTG GCTTGGACGGTGTAGTGTCAGTGTTTCCTAGTCAGAAGAAAAAACTTCACACAACAAGATCATGGGACTTCATGGGCTTCCCCCAGAATGTTACAAGAGCAACTTCTGAAAGCGACATCATTGTGGCAATGCTTGACACCGGGATTTGGCCTGAGTCTGAAAGTTTTAATGACGAAGGATACGGTCCGCCTCCAAGCAAATGGAAGGGCACTTGCCAGGCATCCTCCAATTTCACTTGCAACAA TAAGATAATTGGAGCTCGATACTACCACAGCGAAGGAAAAGTATATCCACGAGACTTTGCCTCCCCAAGAGATTCAGAAGGCCATGGGACTCACACTGCTTCAACAGCAGCAGGAAGATTGGTTAGTGAGGCAAGCCTACTAGGCCTTGCTACAGGAACAGCACGAGGAGGGGTTCCCTCTGCACGTATTGCTGTGTACAAGATATGTTGGTATGATGGTTGCTCAGATGCTGACATTCTTGCATCTTTTGACGATGCTATTGCAGATGGAGTTGATATAATCTCCCTCTCAGTTGTGGGGTGGCCCATGGACTATTTTGAGGATTCAATTGCTATTGGAGCTTTCCATTCAATGAAAAATGGAATACTCACATCAAACGCTGCTGGTAACTCAGGTCCTGGTCCTGAAACTATTTCAAATTGTTCACCATGGTCTCTATCTGTGGCTGCTAGCACCATAGATCGAAAGTTTGTGACCTCGGTGATGTTAGGCAATGGAGCCATTTATGAG GGAATCTCCATAAATACTTTTGAGCCTGGAAATATTGTGCCCCCTTTCATTTACGGTGGAGATGCTCCAAACAAGACAGCAGGATACAACGGGTCAGAATCCAG GTATTGCTTCCCGGACTCGTTGAACAGCACTGTGGTGGAAGGGAAAGTCGTTCTTTGTGATGGGATCAGTGGAGGGGAGGAGGCAAGAGCCAGTCATGCAGTTGGATCAATATTGAATGGTGATTATTATTCTGATGTGGCCTTCAGTTTTCCTTTACCAGTTTCGTATTTGAGCTCAAGTGATGGAGCTGATCTTTTAAAGTACTTACACTCAACTAG TGAACCAACCGCAACTATAATGAAGAGCGTTGGAATAAAGGATGAAACTGCCCCATTTGTGGTTTCGTTTTCTTCACGAGGGCCTAATCCGATAACAAGTGACCTTCTCAAG CCCGACCTGACTGCCCCAGGAGTGGACATTTTGGCAGCATGGTCCGAAGCAACCACTGTAACAGGAAGCCCAGGGGATACACGAGTGGTTAAATACAACATAGATTCCGGAACATCTATGTCTTGTCCACATGCATCCGGCGCAGCTGCTTATGTCAAGGCATTTAACCCAACATGGTCTCCTGCTGCCATTAAGTCTGCCCTAATGACAACTG CTTCTTCCATGAGTTCTAGCATTAACAATGATGCGGAGTTCGCTTATGGATCAGGCCATATAAATCCTGCAAAGGCTATTGATCCTGGTCTGGTATATGATGCTGGAGAGATTGATTATGTTAGATTTTTGTGTGGACAAGGATATAATGCTACACAACTTCTACTAATTACCGGAGATAAAAGCACATGTTCTGCAGAAACAAATGGAACCGTGTGGGATCTAAACTACCCATCTTTCGCTCTGTCTGCCAAATCCGGGAAAACTATCACTCGAATCTTCCATAGAACTGTCACAAATGTTGGATCAGCATCATCTACTTACAAGTCAATCACGAACGCTCCAAGTGGACTTAATATCCAAATTGAACCAGATGTCCTTTCCTTCCAGTCTCTTGGGCAACAACTTTCCTTTGTTGTCACGGTCGAAGCTACGTTGGGTAAAACTGTACTGTCTGGATCTTTGGTTTGGGATGATGGGGTGCATCAAGTAAGAAGTCCGGTTGTGGCTAATCCTACTCATTAA
- the LOC118059656 gene encoding uncharacterized protein: MTTSIHITALDGIVNVNSLFTLAVFIGLAWNPNDPNNTLIGTNDPNNTLIGPNDISCSPSRKVAEDLIAFHVYSFSSFLFSSLIALALKQAIRVAKTSNHAHGNYLEAAELMLAHVNKNLIRVGMLVSGIGSVCGCVFLMLALVNVVQLKLGSLGCGDGHIYAAIVPLVILVPIALLIYVSIVLYAFTR; the protein is encoded by the coding sequence ATGACAACCAGCATCCATATCACCGCCTTAGACGGGATCGTAAATGTGAACTCCCTCTTCACACTCGCCGTCTTCATTGGCCTAGCTTGGAACCCAAATGATCCCAACAACACTCTTATTGGTACCAATGACCCCAACAACACTCTTATTGGCCCCAATGACATCTCCTGCTCTCCAAGCCGCAAAGTCGCTGAAGATTTGATCGCCTTCCACGTGTACTCATTCagctcctttctcttctctagcCTGATCGCTCTCGCTCTTAAACAAGCTATCAGGGTCGCTAAAACTTCGAATCACGCTCATGGAAATTATTTGGAGGCGGCGGAGCTTATGTTAGCGCACGTGAATAAGAATTTGATTCGGGTTGGGATGTTGGTTTCGGGTATTGGGTCGGTTTGTGGATGCGTGTTCTTGATGCTGGCGCTTGTTAATGTTGTTCAGTTAAAGCTTGGGAGTTTGGGTTGTGGAGACGGACATATTTATGCTGCTATTGTTCCGCTTGTTATTTTGGTTCCTATTGctcttttgatttatgtttcaattgttTTGTACGCTTTTACTCGCTAG
- the LOC118059657 gene encoding uncharacterized protein isoform X2, with protein MENKRQVVASSFDHLFGPKDSSSSSSASSGIFESIFPHPSKVPAGRDSGIMENHGGRGKYANRENVAQKAKGEGSGKGKSLVFQNETPEPCYLSSSIYYGGQENYSPRTKNSEYQHVFKKDDEQEDPNGNDPNSASRGNWWQGSLYY; from the exons atggaaaacaaaaggcaagtCGTTGCTTCTTCTTTTGATCATCTTTTTGGTCCTAAAGACTCTTCCTCTTCATCATCCGCCTCGAGTGGGATATTCGAGTCCATTTTTCCTCATCCATCGAAG GTGCCAGCTGGGAGAGACTCTGGAATTATGGAAAATCATGGTGGCAGGGGAAAATATGCGAATCGAG AAAATGTCGCTCAGAAAGCCAAGGGAGAGGGCAGTGGCAAAGGCAAGAGTTTAGTTTTTCAGAATGAAACACCAGAACCATGCTACCTCAGCTCGTCAATCTACTACGGTGGTCAAGAGAACTATTCTCCAAGAACCAAGAACTCAGAATATCAACATGTT ttcaagaaagatgatgaacagGAAGATCCCAATGGCAACGACCCGAACAGTGCTTCAAGGGGGAACTGGTGGCAGG GTTCACTCTATTATTAG